One Cryptomeria japonica chromosome 9, Sugi_1.0, whole genome shotgun sequence genomic window carries:
- the LOC131035279 gene encoding pentatricopeptide repeat-containing protein At5g39710 has product MEYSRSFKVIAFSTVSLVRKLGVYYNLWRVQEFHARLSNSRSGLIERRKINCINPTIETESTSTVMMKFSKIIFKAEKFSTQTISKNCEAEICEEEIDYVDIKGIDRGTLDSICDLVRLQQWDLLKENSAKLTPCIVVQALAVKHATAGSKIQLSHLLEKEGNIQETIQIYSAMIHILIRAKMFSDARALMDCLILSSKCHASASDIFRSLISAYVGFSVPVALDMLIKTYARFNMIQDAADIFQQSSNCTFANDVIFCNRLLKVIIKMQLPDLVFKIFKEMQKRRICPNIDTWNCVLEAYCERGNLPKANNLVFKMHETGTIPDSVTYDLLIDGYCRESRITEALELMKHIIHEGSVPGIKAYNALIRGLCKEGNLQEAKSLLQQIHQNGVKPSPETYAALIETHLKHWRISSAVNLHEQMLEHDLLLDKATYRSIISILCNFEMVKETSNFVLLTMERELVPAKTIFFAMLKSNYLKDNVKQLKRILNKAMEEGIELSIATYTTLIEGFYKAGMLQEANEWFKEMQKRGLTPKRSSYVKLIYGHCKEGNSRIGLKLLEEMIQKGFSLTISVYEKIVTGLCDDNNIHEALNLARQMLKRGLILEISTYARVIHRHLQEGNLQEAVVLMEEILEKGIIPKSEICVPFFTQLCMQRETEKADNLFHMMLDNGCISIVSDYNLLIDGYCKEGRMKKALEVQDKMVKKGMTPDMDSFKILIREYCRKGETETGERLLNNMLERGMTPLVSIYNDLILGYCQGGKMEAALRLRDSMSLNGIEPNVDTYNALICGVCSTI; this is encoded by the coding sequence ATGGAATACAGTAGAAGCTTCAAAGTTATTGCATTTTCTACAGTTTCTCTGGTAAGAAAACTAGGGGTATATTATAATCTCTGGAGAGTGCAAGAATTTCATGCCAGACTGTCAAATTCTAGGTCTGGACTTATTGAACGTAGGAAAATCAATTGCATTAATCCCACAATCGAAACGGAAAGTACTTCCACAGTAATGATgaaattctcaaaaataattttcaaagcaGAAAAGTTTTCAACACAGACAATCTCAAAGAATTGCGAGGCAGAAATTTGTGAAGAAGAAATAGATTATGTCGATATTAAAGGAATAGATAGGGGGACTTTGGACTCCATCTGTGATTTGGTGAGGCTGCAGCAGTGGGATTTGCTGAAGGAAAATTCTGCTAAATTGACGCCATGTATTGTAGTGCAAGCATTGGCTGTAAAGCATGCCACTGCTGGATCGAAAATCCAATTGTCTCATTTGTTAGAGAAAGAAGGAAACATTCAGGAAACGATACAAATTTACTCTGCAATGATTCACATTTTAATAAGGGCAAAGATGTTTAGTGATGCAAGGGCGTTGATGGACTGTcttattctttcttccaagtgCCATGCCTCGGCTTCAGATATTTTCAGGTCGTTGATTTCTGCATATGTAGGATTCTCTGTACCTGTAGCTCTCGACATGTTGATCAAAACTTATGCACGGTTTAATATGATTCAAGATGCTGCTGATATTTTTCAACAGTCAAGCAATTGCACTTTTGCAAATGATGTTATCTTCTGCAACAGGCTTCTTAAAGTTATAATCAAAATGCAGCTACCCGACTTGgtatttaaaatattcaaagaaatgcAGAAAAGGAGAATCTGTCCCAATATTGACACATGGAATTGTGTTCTTGAAGCCTACTGTGAGAGAGGTAACCTGCCAAAAGCGAACAACTTAGTATTTAAAATGCATGAAACAGGTACAATTCCAGATAGTGTTACCTATGATTTGCTTATTGACGGATACTGTAGGGAAAGCAGAATTACTGAGGCTCTTGAACTTATGAAGCATATTATACATGAAGGCTCTGTGCCTGGGATTAAGGCCTACAATGCACTCATAAGGGGACTATGCAAGGAAGGTAATTTGCAGGAAGCCAAATCCCTCCTACAACAAATTCATCAAAATGGGGTTAAGCCCAGCCCTGAAACTTATGCAGCTTTAATTGAAACCCATTTGAAACACTGGCGCATAAGCAGTGCTGTAAATCTGCATGAACAGATGTTAGAACATGACCTTCTCCTTGACAAGGCTACTTACAGGTCAATCATCAGCATACTTTGCAACTTTGAGATGGTGAAGGAAACAAGTAATTTTGTTCTCCTAACAATGGAAAGAGAGTTAGTCCCTGCCAAAACAATCTTCTTTGCAATGTTGAAAAGCAACTATCTCAAGGATAATGTTAAACAGCTGAAAAGAATTCTCAATAAAGCCATGGAAGAAGGTATAGAACTGAGTATTGCAACTTACACTACACTTATTGAAGGTTTTTACAAAGCAGGCATGTTGCAAGAAGCAAATGAATGGTTCAAAGAAATGCAAAAAAGAGGGTTGACTCCCAAAAGGAGTAGCTATGTCAAGCTAATATATGGCCATTGCAAGGAAGGGAATTCAAGGATAGGTTTGAAGTTGTTGGAGGAAATGATTCAGAAAGGTTTCTCACTTACCATTTCTGTCTATGAGAAAATTGTTACTGGGCTTTGCGATGATAATAACATTCATGAAGCACTTAATCTTGCTCGTCAAATGTTGAAAAGAGGTTTAATACTTGAAATAAGTACCTATGCCAGAGTAATTCACAGGCACTTGCAGGAGGGGAATTTGCAGGAGGCAGTGGTTCTGATGGAGGAAATTCTGGAAAAAGGAATTATACCAAAATCAGAAATCTGTGTTCCATTCTTTACACAACTTTGCATGCAAAGAGAAACAGAGAAAGCAGATAACCTTTTTCACATGATGCTGGACAATGGTTGCATTTCTATTGTTTCAGACTATAACCTGCTAATTGATGGTTATTGCAAGGAAGGGAGAATGAAGAAAGCTCTAGAAGTACAGGATAAAATGGTTAAAAAGGGTATGACTCCTGATATGGATTCTTTTAAGATACTCATTAGGGAATactgtagaaaaggagaaacagagaCAGGTGAACGTCTCTTGAATAATATGCTGGAGAGGGGAATGACTCCTCTTGTTTCTATTTATAATGATCTTATCCTTGGTTACTGTCAGGGTGGAAAAATGGAGGCGGCTTTGAGGCTTCGAGATAGCATGTCTTTGAATGGTATAGAGCCTAATGTGGACACCTACAATGCGCTTATCTGTGGAGTTTGCTCAACAATCTGA